In Variovorax paradoxus, a single genomic region encodes these proteins:
- a CDS encoding DUF748 domain-containing protein, translating to MDVASIKQNKWVRRGIVALLSLLAFWAIAWLAVPPILKSQLQKIASEKLGRQVTVGKVDFKPWTLELTLNDLRIATADGSKPQVAIQRIYADAELQSVFRLAPVIDAVTIDAPAILLTHQADGKYDIDDILAKLSSGPPADPNAKPARFAIYNIAINGGSVDFDDQTVKRRHELRDFVLKVPFLSNLDSKRDVNTEPKLAFVLNGSKFDSGALTTPFAESRKTDARVQFKGLDLVPYLGYIPGGLPVRLQAGSLDADLKIGFEHGATNGLKISGTVEAHTTKVADARGRDLLAFESLKLALDDVRPLESVFHLSEVALVNPQLAVARDAAGQLNLLATDPATGATEKAAALPAAPATPAAGQPAEKPVLKVQVDKIALSGGRIGWRDETVKPTAAVDVTELGLDVTAVIWPMDKPAQFSGSTAIAGASLKFKGSATDKMADVETEVDALPLSLAAPYLAQSLEPTLDGKLSGQIDISWAQPDLKFKARRLAADGLALTQAKTALASVGRFELIDAEADMTKHTLNVASFTATNPKVRIERDNEKRWMFERWLKTPAGGGTKEAEAKVAAPKPAAAEAPQPGANTKPWALTVGKLAIDNGALSYADKASATPVTMEVTAFKLLAQKIAPETNTVSPLEVSGRIGSGRSDPGRFDYKGNVVLKPLAAEGRLEVASFPAHAFKAYYADALNVDIRRAFASYRGTVHYTTTPAGMSIKLAGDTALDDFRANSVSLTQSPGFDRNTNQLLSWKTLSLRGLQVSMAPNAAPTVDVRETTLTDFFARVIVDPTGRLNLLSLTKKGEAEATAAAAAAGEASTRKGPGGTTTTTTARAPAQRSTGRAVSAEEMVGGAPEPAKPVATAAATPAPAAADTGLAPVINFGPMSLVNGKIDFTDLFVKPNYSADLSELTGKLSSFSSNPPKGEGGRPALADLELRGKAQQTAALEITGKLNPLVKPIELDITAKMRDLDLAPLSPYSVRYAGHGIERGKMSMDVNYKVAADGQLTATNKLVLNQLQFGDEVAGAPASLPVKLAVALLADRNGVIDVDLPLSGSLNDPQFSVGPLIWKAVVNLIVKAVTAPFSLLTGGLGGGSGESSAITFDAGSSDLSAAAKESLDKVAKALTDRPTLQMTVVGTASLEKERDAYQRQRVRQLTLAEKRRVAVRGGQTGTDVPPVTDAEYPELLTAVYKRADITKPRNLVGLAKDLPLKDMENLLFASVPVDEESMRQLAVERGAAVRDYLLAKNLPSERLFLGAVRTTASGADWKPGAELSLTMK from the coding sequence ATGGACGTAGCTTCGATCAAACAAAACAAATGGGTGCGGCGTGGGATCGTCGCGTTGCTGTCGTTATTGGCCTTCTGGGCCATCGCCTGGCTGGCGGTGCCGCCGATCCTCAAGAGCCAGCTTCAGAAAATCGCGAGCGAGAAGCTCGGCCGGCAGGTGACCGTCGGCAAGGTCGACTTCAAGCCTTGGACGCTCGAACTCACGCTGAACGACCTGCGCATCGCCACCGCCGACGGCAGCAAGCCGCAGGTGGCCATCCAGCGCATCTACGCCGACGCGGAGCTGCAATCGGTCTTCCGCCTCGCGCCGGTGATCGATGCGGTGACGATCGACGCGCCGGCCATCCTGCTCACGCACCAGGCCGACGGCAAATACGACATCGACGACATCCTGGCCAAGCTGTCTTCCGGCCCGCCAGCCGACCCGAATGCCAAGCCCGCGCGCTTTGCCATTTACAACATCGCGATCAATGGCGGCTCGGTCGACTTCGACGACCAGACCGTCAAGCGCAGGCATGAGCTGCGCGACTTCGTGCTCAAGGTGCCCTTCCTGAGCAACCTCGATTCGAAGCGTGACGTCAACACCGAGCCCAAGCTTGCCTTCGTGCTCAACGGCAGCAAGTTCGACTCGGGCGCGCTGACCACGCCCTTCGCAGAAAGCCGCAAGACCGACGCCCGCGTGCAGTTCAAGGGGCTCGACCTGGTGCCTTACCTCGGCTACATCCCGGGTGGCCTGCCGGTGCGCCTGCAGGCGGGCAGCCTCGACGCCGACCTGAAGATCGGGTTCGAGCACGGCGCCACCAACGGTCTGAAGATTTCCGGCACGGTCGAGGCGCACACCACCAAGGTGGCCGACGCGCGCGGCCGCGACCTGCTGGCTTTCGAGTCGCTCAAGCTCGCGCTGGACGACGTGCGGCCGCTGGAGTCGGTGTTCCACCTGAGCGAGGTCGCGCTGGTCAATCCGCAGCTGGCGGTGGCGCGCGACGCCGCCGGCCAGCTCAACCTGCTGGCGACCGACCCCGCCACCGGCGCAACCGAAAAGGCCGCGGCCCTGCCGGCGGCGCCGGCCACCCCTGCGGCCGGCCAGCCCGCTGAAAAGCCGGTGCTGAAGGTGCAGGTCGACAAGATCGCGCTGAGCGGCGGCCGCATCGGCTGGCGCGACGAAACCGTCAAGCCCACTGCGGCCGTCGACGTGACCGAGCTCGGGCTCGACGTCACGGCCGTCATCTGGCCCATGGACAAGCCAGCCCAGTTCAGCGGCAGCACCGCCATTGCCGGCGCCTCGCTCAAGTTCAAGGGCAGCGCCACCGACAAGATGGCCGACGTGGAAACCGAAGTCGATGCGCTGCCGCTGTCGCTGGCCGCTCCTTATCTGGCGCAGAGCCTGGAGCCCACGCTGGACGGCAAGCTCAGCGGCCAGATCGACATTTCCTGGGCCCAGCCCGACCTCAAGTTCAAGGCGCGCCGCCTGGCCGCCGACGGGCTCGCGCTGACGCAAGCCAAGACGGCGTTGGCCAGCGTGGGGCGCTTCGAGCTGATCGACGCCGAGGCCGACATGACGAAGCACACGCTGAACGTGGCCTCGTTCACCGCCACCAACCCCAAGGTGCGCATCGAGCGCGACAACGAAAAGCGCTGGATGTTCGAGCGCTGGCTCAAGACGCCGGCCGGCGGCGGCACCAAGGAGGCCGAAGCCAAGGTGGCCGCACCCAAGCCGGCCGCCGCCGAGGCGCCGCAGCCCGGTGCCAACACCAAGCCCTGGGCGTTGACCGTCGGCAAGCTGGCCATCGACAACGGTGCGCTCTCTTATGCGGACAAGGCTTCCGCCACCCCGGTGACGATGGAAGTCACCGCGTTCAAGCTGCTGGCCCAGAAGATCGCACCTGAAACCAACACCGTTTCGCCGCTGGAGGTGTCGGGCCGCATCGGTTCCGGGCGCTCCGACCCGGGCCGCTTCGACTACAAGGGCAACGTCGTGCTCAAGCCGCTGGCGGCCGAGGGCCGGCTCGAGGTGGCGTCGTTCCCGGCGCATGCCTTCAAGGCCTACTACGCCGACGCGCTCAACGTCGACATCCGCCGCGCCTTCGCGAGCTACCGCGGCACGGTGCACTACACGACCACGCCCGCCGGCATGAGCATCAAGTTGGCCGGCGACACCGCGCTCGACGACTTCCGCGCCAACAGCGTCTCGCTGACGCAATCGCCGGGCTTTGACCGGAACACCAACCAACTGCTCAGCTGGAAGACGCTGAGCCTGCGCGGCCTGCAAGTCAGCATGGCGCCCAACGCCGCCCCGACGGTCGATGTGCGCGAAACCACGCTGACCGACTTCTTCGCCCGCGTGATCGTCGACCCCACCGGCCGGCTCAACCTGTTGAGCCTGACCAAGAAGGGCGAGGCGGAAGCCACCGCAGCAGCCGCGGCGGCTGGCGAGGCCAGCACCCGCAAGGGACCGGGCGGAACGACTACCACCACGACGGCCCGCGCGCCGGCTCAACGGTCCACAGGCCGCGCGGTGTCGGCCGAGGAAATGGTCGGCGGCGCCCCCGAGCCCGCCAAGCCGGTGGCAACCGCCGCGGCCACGCCCGCGCCCGCTGCTGCCGACACGGGCCTCGCGCCAGTCATCAACTTCGGCCCGATGAGCCTGGTGAACGGCAAGATCGACTTCACCGACCTGTTCGTCAAGCCCAACTACTCGGCCGACCTCAGCGAACTGACCGGCAAGCTCAGCTCCTTCTCGTCCAATCCGCCGAAGGGCGAGGGCGGCCGGCCCGCGCTGGCCGACCTCGAGCTGCGCGGCAAGGCGCAGCAGACCGCCGCGCTGGAAATCACCGGCAAGCTCAATCCGCTGGTCAAGCCGATCGAACTCGACATCACCGCCAAGATGCGCGACCTCGACCTGGCGCCGCTGTCGCCGTATTCGGTGCGCTACGCCGGCCACGGCATCGAGCGCGGCAAGATGAGCATGGACGTCAACTACAAGGTGGCGGCCGACGGCCAGCTCACGGCCACCAACAAGCTGGTGCTCAACCAGCTGCAGTTCGGCGACGAGGTGGCGGGCGCGCCCGCGAGCCTGCCCGTGAAGCTGGCGGTGGCCCTGCTGGCCGACCGCAATGGCGTGATCGATGTCGACCTGCCGCTGAGCGGTTCGCTCAACGACCCGCAATTCAGCGTCGGCCCGCTGATCTGGAAGGCCGTGGTCAACCTGATCGTCAAGGCCGTGACGGCGCCGTTCAGCCTGCTGACCGGTGGCCTGGGCGGTGGCAGCGGCGAGTCGAGCGCCATCACCTTCGATGCCGGCAGCTCCGACCTGAGCGCGGCCGCCAAGGAAAGCCTCGACAAGGTCGCGAAGGCGCTGACCGACCGGCCCACGCTGCAGATGACGGTCGTCGGCACCGCCAGCCTCGAGAAGGAACGCGACGCCTACCAGCGCCAGCGCGTGCGCCAGCTCACCCTGGCCGAGAAGCGCCGCGTCGCCGTGCGCGGCGGCCAGACCGGCACCGACGTGCCGCCCGTCACTGATGCCGAATACCCCGAGCTGCTGACCGCCGTCTACAAGCGCGCGGACATCACGAAGCCGCGCAACCTCGTCGGCCTCGCCAAAGACCTGCCGCTCAAGGACATGGAAAATCTGCTGTTCGCGAGCGTGCCGGTCGACGAAGAGTCGATGCGGCAGTTGGCGGTCGAGCGCGGCGCTGCAGTGCGCGACTACCTGCTCGCGAAGAACCTGCCGAGCGAGCGCCTGTTCCTGGGCGCGGTGCGCACCACCGCCAGCGGCGCCGACTGGAAGCCGGGCGCGGAACTCAGCCTGACCATGAAGTGA